A DNA window from bacterium contains the following coding sequences:
- a CDS encoding recombinase family protein: protein MSDKIQEHHLQRTAYVYVRQSTMQQVRYHKEGQLRQYSLEKRAQDLGFRKTIVIDEDLGRSGSGRVDRLLLGLKGTMSEFELSLFRQRARQAFEQKIARGYVMWEVPVGFVRTEDDRIEKIPDLQVQEAIESLFSKFRELGSARQALLWYRDEQIPLPEAKAGTSGEEIIWSLPQGNRIRQILKNPCYAGALAYGRSAARVIVQDGRSCQSSTRRRKPIDEWKVLIRDHHEGYITWEEYLQNQKTLEANLRTVNRTGEAP, encoded by the coding sequence ATGAGTGATAAAATCCAGGAGCATCACCTTCAACGGACCGCTTATGTTTACGTGCGCCAATCCACTATGCAACAGGTTCGCTACCATAAGGAAGGGCAATTGCGACAATACAGCTTGGAAAAGCGAGCTCAGGATCTGGGTTTCCGCAAAACGATTGTCATAGATGAGGACCTGGGCCGAAGTGGAAGCGGACGGGTCGACCGGCTGCTTTTGGGATTGAAAGGGACAATGAGTGAATTCGAACTCAGTTTGTTCCGGCAGCGTGCCAGACAAGCCTTTGAGCAAAAGATTGCGCGGGGTTATGTAATGTGGGAAGTTCCGGTGGGATTCGTAAGAACTGAAGATGATCGCATCGAAAAAATACCGGATCTCCAGGTACAGGAAGCAATTGAAAGTTTGTTCAGCAAATTCCGTGAATTAGGCAGCGCCAGACAAGCCTTGTTATGGTACCGTGATGAGCAAATTCCGCTGCCGGAGGCAAAAGCAGGAACTTCGGGTGAGGAAATCATCTGGTCTTTGCCGCAAGGAAACCGTATACGCCAAATTCTGAAGAACCCCTGCTATGCCGGAGCACTCGCCTATGGTCGATCCGCTGCACGCGTAATTGTCCAAGATGGAAGATCCTGTCAGTCCTCCACCCGGCGCAGGAAGCCCATTGACGAATGGAAGGTTTTGATTCGCGATCATCATGAAGGGTATATTACTTGGGAAGAATATTTGCAGAATCAAAAAACCCTGGAGGCAAATCTACGAACAGTAAATCGTACCGGCGAAGCACCTTGA
- a CDS encoding glycosyltransferase has product MKIHQLVPALHYGDAIGDSAQMIRNYLREKGHASEIYAYDIDEPVAQEAISFRKVQPELTAKDVLILHFALPSGMSDFLKQSQAKKAVIYHNVTPAYFWLPYDKALVQLATVARKQLADLAGSVDRAAGDSEYNRQELEKLNYRSTCVLPIFVDQERYRVEPSPFVQKTIQDELYNFLCVGRIAPNKKLEDVIRLYYFYKRFCTPLARLIFIGKTNVVPAYTGALKELTMRYGLMPEDVLFTGHVNWSELVAYYKSAHVLVSMSAHEGFCVPLVEAMICDTPILAYRSTAIPHTLGSAGIQFERKNYPELATMAHRLRENSAFRTQVLEGQREQLKRYSKVEVQKAIDEFLKPFL; this is encoded by the coding sequence GTGAAAATCCATCAACTCGTACCGGCGCTTCACTACGGAGACGCCATTGGTGACAGCGCTCAAATGATTCGCAATTACTTGCGCGAAAAGGGACACGCATCCGAAATCTATGCGTACGATATCGATGAGCCGGTGGCGCAGGAAGCGATCTCCTTTCGCAAGGTCCAGCCCGAATTGACCGCAAAGGACGTTTTGATTCTGCATTTTGCGCTCCCATCCGGAATGTCGGATTTTTTGAAACAGAGTCAGGCGAAAAAAGCGGTGATTTATCACAATGTTACGCCTGCCTATTTTTGGCTTCCTTACGATAAAGCGCTCGTTCAACTTGCAACCGTTGCAAGGAAGCAGCTTGCCGATCTGGCCGGAAGTGTGGATCGCGCTGCCGGCGATTCGGAATACAACCGGCAGGAATTGGAAAAGCTGAATTACCGCTCCACGTGTGTCCTTCCCATTTTTGTGGATCAAGAACGCTATCGCGTGGAACCTTCTCCTTTCGTTCAAAAGACGATACAGGACGAGCTGTACAATTTCCTGTGCGTAGGGCGGATCGCTCCGAACAAGAAATTGGAGGATGTAATCCGGCTCTATTATTTTTACAAACGTTTCTGCACGCCCCTTGCGCGATTGATCTTTATCGGAAAAACGAATGTTGTGCCCGCTTATACAGGTGCACTGAAAGAGCTGACCATGCGGTATGGCTTGATGCCGGAAGATGTGCTCTTCACGGGACACGTGAATTGGTCCGAGCTAGTCGCTTATTACAAATCGGCGCACGTGCTGGTCTCCATGAGCGCGCATGAAGGATTTTGCGTTCCGCTGGTGGAAGCAATGATTTGTGATACTCCCATCCTCGCTTACAGAAGCACGGCGATTCCGCATACTCTTGGCTCTGCAGGAATTCAGTTTGAGCGCAAGAATTATCCGGAGCTGGCCACGATGGCGCATCGATTGCGCGAAAATTCGGCGTTTCGAACTCAGGTCCTGGAAGGCCAAAGAGAGCAATTGAAGCGATATAGTAAGGTAGAAGTTCAGAAAGCGATTGATGAATTTTTGAAACCTTTTTTGTAA
- a CDS encoding class I SAM-dependent methyltransferase codes for MGDPPWSRQAHEDWQAAIEAARRLQQIYNNWLSKIDQLHSIPTIDQSVPLLQKIQQEMNEIYALPDQQQVFNARAVHLINELLDYLRSTTTQLSKLLALQIEYFQQITPWMDAKIQELRLEENHNVTYHVGDIAKKLDELQMQIASLEGQVRKSAAGVPSAPAAGTPASSPREKDFRYHVFEQVFREPYDRLKESLRRYLPYFENAPEPILDLGCGRGEFLQLMKESGKNAYGVDISEYEVERLRSAGLNATAEDIFEHVQKLELESTGAVFCAQVVEHLPPETVHNLLSCLHRVMKKGAPLVMETVNPLSVFGFHHLFFKDPTHVFPVHPETLLFMLRYAGFKDVEAHLISPVPEQQKLPEPKKEDFHPAVYEYLKSLTGRLNRFLYESLEYYVIGYRK; via the coding sequence TTGGGTGATCCTCCCTGGTCCAGGCAAGCGCATGAAGATTGGCAGGCAGCGATAGAAGCAGCTCGCCGGCTTCAGCAAATCTACAACAATTGGCTCTCTAAAATCGATCAGCTCCACTCCATTCCAACGATCGATCAAAGTGTGCCGCTGCTGCAAAAAATTCAGCAGGAGATGAACGAGATCTACGCCCTACCGGACCAGCAACAGGTTTTCAACGCGCGCGCGGTGCATCTGATCAATGAACTTCTGGATTACTTACGTTCGACAACAACACAATTGAGCAAACTTCTCGCGTTGCAGATTGAGTATTTCCAGCAGATTACTCCATGGATGGATGCGAAGATCCAGGAATTACGTTTGGAGGAAAACCACAACGTAACCTATCACGTGGGAGACATTGCGAAAAAATTGGATGAGCTGCAGATGCAAATTGCCTCTTTGGAGGGCCAGGTCAGAAAAAGTGCCGCGGGCGTGCCGTCCGCGCCTGCTGCCGGAACGCCTGCGTCCTCACCCAGGGAGAAAGATTTTCGATATCATGTGTTCGAACAGGTTTTCCGTGAACCCTACGATCGATTGAAAGAATCGCTCCGCCGCTACCTGCCTTATTTTGAGAATGCGCCGGAACCGATCCTGGACCTCGGCTGCGGTCGAGGTGAATTCCTGCAGCTGATGAAAGAATCCGGCAAAAATGCGTACGGCGTCGACATCAGCGAATATGAGGTGGAGCGTTTGCGCTCAGCAGGTCTGAATGCCACAGCAGAAGATATTTTTGAACACGTTCAAAAATTGGAGCTGGAGAGCACCGGCGCAGTTTTCTGCGCGCAGGTTGTGGAGCATCTGCCACCGGAAACAGTGCACAATTTGCTTTCCTGTTTGCATCGCGTAATGAAAAAAGGCGCGCCTCTTGTGATGGAAACAGTAAATCCTTTATCCGTTTTTGGATTTCACCATCTCTTTTTTAAAGATCCCACGCATGTCTTCCCTGTCCATCCGGAAACCCTTCTCTTTATGCTTCGATACGCCGGATTCAAAGATGTGGAAGCTCATCTGATTTCGCCGGTTCCGGAGCAACAAAAACTGCCCGAACCAAAGAAAGAAGATTTCCATCCGGCGGTTTATGAGTACTTGAAGTCCTTAACTGGAAGATTGAACCGTTTCTTGTACGAATCGCTGGAGTATTACGTAATCGGATACAGGAAATAA
- a CDS encoding toll/interleukin-1 receptor domain-containing protein, translating into MKVFISYAREDIESSRRIYAYLASIEELSPWMDKENLQPGENWRETIFAAIAESSLFILLLSRLAFARKRFLHEEIDAALRRHSAFPENQPFIVPVRLDDCDLIGDIARLQTIDLDEN; encoded by the coding sequence TTGAAGGTATTCATAAGCTATGCGCGCGAAGACATCGAGTCCTCGCGTCGGATCTACGCGTATCTAGCCTCCATTGAGGAACTGTCTCCCTGGATGGATAAGGAAAATCTCCAACCGGGAGAGAACTGGAGAGAGACTATCTTCGCCGCGATTGCTGAAAGCAGTTTGTTCATCCTCCTCCTCTCACGTCTTGCATTTGCAAGAAAGAGATTCCTCCATGAAGAAATTGACGCTGCTCTTCGTAGGCATTCTGCGTTTCCGGAGAATCAGCCGTTCATCGTCCCGGTCCGTCTTGACGATTGTGATCTGATTGGGGATATTGCACGCCTACAGACCATCGATCTTGATGAAAACTGA
- the cysS gene encoding cysteine--tRNA ligase, producing the protein MRLFNTAGLKLEEFVPLHAGKVAMYCCGPTVHDRAHIGNFRTFLFEDVLYRYLKYKGYDVNYVMNITDVDDKTILKSRKQNLSLREYTDIYTQAFFEDRDTLKILPANKYPRATDHIPEMIEMTQKLLEKGYAYKSHDSIYFRITALPDYGKLSGLDQQALIDGYRVDSDEYTKESPKDFVLWKGRRDDEDYWDAPFGPGRPGWHLECSVMSIKYLGIPIDIHAGGVDLIFPHHENEVAQSEACYGQTFVRYWLHSAHLQVEGEKMAKSKGNFFTVRELIEEGHDPVVLRYMLMSVHYRKQLNFSDESLVQAKGAVGRLKDFLYRLHSDSFPEGRSNEVEVILLKAQKTFEESLDDDLNISGALGALFEMIYQLNKLADKGQLGAQDAQAIEALIRKMDQVFAVASFPETTISDEIEALIEKRNEARRKKDFRMADEIRNLLLSQGIILEDTPGGTRWKKS; encoded by the coding sequence ATGCGACTTTTTAACACCGCAGGACTGAAGCTCGAAGAATTCGTTCCCCTTCACGCGGGAAAAGTGGCGATGTATTGCTGCGGACCTACGGTGCACGATCGCGCGCACATCGGAAATTTCCGCACATTCCTGTTTGAAGACGTCCTCTACCGTTACCTGAAATACAAAGGCTACGACGTCAACTATGTAATGAACATCACGGATGTCGATGATAAGACGATTTTGAAATCCCGAAAACAAAATCTGAGTTTGCGGGAATATACTGATATTTATACGCAAGCGTTTTTTGAAGACAGAGACACTCTGAAAATCCTGCCTGCAAACAAATATCCTCGCGCAACCGATCACATTCCGGAAATGATCGAGATGACGCAGAAATTGCTGGAGAAAGGTTACGCCTACAAAAGTCACGATTCGATTTATTTTCGAATCACGGCGCTGCCGGACTACGGCAAACTGTCCGGGCTGGATCAACAAGCACTGATTGATGGATACCGCGTTGATTCTGACGAATACACAAAAGAGAGCCCCAAGGATTTCGTTTTATGGAAGGGGCGTAGAGACGATGAGGATTACTGGGATGCTCCCTTTGGACCAGGGCGCCCAGGCTGGCATCTGGAATGTTCAGTCATGTCGATCAAGTATCTTGGAATCCCTATCGATATTCATGCAGGTGGTGTCGATCTGATTTTCCCTCATCATGAAAATGAAGTTGCTCAAAGTGAAGCATGCTACGGCCAGACTTTTGTGCGCTACTGGTTACACAGCGCTCACCTCCAGGTGGAAGGTGAAAAGATGGCAAAATCCAAAGGAAATTTTTTCACCGTACGCGAGCTGATTGAGGAAGGTCATGATCCAGTCGTTCTGCGTTACATGTTGATGTCTGTTCATTACCGCAAGCAGTTAAACTTCAGTGACGAAAGTCTTGTGCAGGCGAAAGGAGCGGTCGGCCGTTTGAAGGATTTCCTGTACCGGCTTCATTCCGATTCGTTTCCGGAAGGGCGTTCTAATGAAGTAGAAGTAATCCTATTGAAGGCGCAAAAAACATTCGAAGAATCTCTGGATGATGATCTCAACATATCGGGCGCTCTGGGAGCGCTCTTTGAAATGATTTACCAGCTGAATAAGCTTGCCGATAAAGGGCAGCTGGGAGCGCAGGACGCGCAGGCGATTGAAGCACTCATCCGGAAAATGGATCAGGTTTTTGCAGTTGCAAGTTTTCCGGAAACAACCATCTCGGATGAAATTGAAGCGCTCATCGAAAAACGCAATGAAGCGCGTCGCAAAAAGGATTTTCGGATGGCGGATGAAATCCGGAACCTCCTTCTCTCGCAGGGAATCATTCTGGAGGATACACCGGGCGGCACGCGGTGGAAGAAGTCGTGA
- a CDS encoding glycosyltransferase family 4 protein yields the protein MKVAFVIQRYGLDINGGAELHCRYVAEHLARYLEVEVLTSCAKDYITWRNVYPPGIEKINNIPVRRFRVDQERNPNQFGRLQDELLQYPHTEQDELRWMEEQGPRSTDLINFIKKNKDNYQFFIFFSYRYYHSFHGIRTVPHKSLLVPTAEPDPVIHFKIFKGLFHLPQGFVYNSVEEKRLIQGLSANYQVPGDVVGVGSEIPPNTDSWSFRKKFGIQDPFLIYVGRIDENKGCGQLFDFFLRFKAQDKSTLKLVLIGSPIMKIPDARSIFHLGFVNDQDKFDALHASELLVMPSFYESLSMVLLEAWAMGKPTLANGNCRVLMGQTIRSNAGLFYTDYEEFQRCLHHLQKNPETRAVMGQNGRRFYQENYSWEIVEQKYLRLMEAVKN from the coding sequence ATGAAAGTTGCGTTTGTAATACAACGGTACGGACTGGACATAAACGGCGGAGCGGAGCTTCATTGCCGCTACGTCGCAGAACACCTTGCGCGCTATCTGGAAGTGGAGGTCCTGACAAGCTGCGCAAAGGATTACATCACCTGGCGGAACGTTTATCCGCCCGGAATCGAAAAGATTAACAACATTCCTGTGCGCAGATTTCGTGTGGATCAGGAACGAAATCCGAATCAGTTCGGACGGTTGCAAGATGAATTGCTTCAATATCCTCATACAGAACAGGACGAGCTCAGATGGATGGAGGAACAGGGTCCACGTTCCACGGATCTCATCAATTTCATCAAAAAAAACAAAGACAACTATCAGTTCTTTATCTTTTTTTCTTACCGCTACTATCACAGTTTTCATGGCATCAGAACCGTGCCTCACAAATCTCTTCTTGTTCCCACGGCTGAACCGGACCCGGTTATTCACTTCAAAATCTTTAAAGGTCTATTCCATTTGCCCCAGGGGTTTGTTTATAACTCCGTAGAAGAAAAAAGATTGATTCAAGGACTCAGCGCTAATTATCAGGTTCCCGGCGACGTGGTCGGCGTTGGGTCTGAAATCCCACCGAACACAGACAGCTGGAGTTTCCGAAAGAAATTTGGCATACAGGATCCCTTTCTCATATACGTAGGAAGGATCGATGAAAATAAAGGATGCGGACAACTATTCGATTTCTTTTTGCGATTCAAAGCGCAGGACAAGTCCACGCTGAAACTCGTATTAATCGGCTCTCCGATCATGAAAATTCCGGACGCCCGTTCCATTTTCCATTTGGGATTTGTGAATGATCAGGACAAATTCGACGCGCTTCATGCCAGCGAGTTATTAGTCATGCCTTCTTTCTATGAGTCCCTGTCCATGGTGTTGCTGGAGGCATGGGCCATGGGAAAACCGACGCTCGCCAATGGTAACTGTCGTGTTTTAATGGGACAGACCATCCGGAGCAACGCCGGTCTTTTTTATACGGACTATGAGGAATTCCAACGCTGCTTGCATCATCTTCAAAAGAATCCGGAAACACGAGCCGTTATGGGGCAGAATGGCAGACGTTTTTATCAGGAAAATTACAGTTGGGAAATCGTTGAGCAAAAATATTTACGGCTCATGGAGGCTGTGAAAAACTGA
- a CDS encoding decaprenyl-phosphate phosphoribosyltransferase gives MNETVATAEPIASTRSQAPVKDFFLSLRPHQWTKNLIIFAALVFAKELGDPHHLLLSVCAFLTFCVLSSAVYLLNDVVDYEKDRFHPIKSQRPIAGGRISRSFAAVSGIALYAVALLVAFLINLGFFQIALIYSAITIGYTYYFKNIAILDVMAISTGFVLRAVAGGVVIGVESSFWLLLCTFLLALFLALSKRRHELVLLSEDATKHRTNLAEYSPYLLDQMIGVVTASCVLAYALYTVSEETVAKFHTDRLSFTVPFVIFGIFRYLYLIHQKNEGGSPSVHLYSDKPLLISIILWVVACVGIIYSAK, from the coding sequence ATGAACGAAACTGTAGCGACGGCAGAACCGATTGCATCGACTAGATCTCAAGCTCCGGTAAAAGATTTTTTCCTCAGTTTGCGTCCCCATCAGTGGACAAAGAATCTAATCATTTTTGCCGCACTTGTTTTTGCGAAAGAGTTAGGAGATCCGCACCACCTGTTGCTATCCGTGTGCGCTTTCCTGACCTTCTGCGTCCTTTCCAGCGCGGTCTATCTGCTCAATGATGTCGTTGATTACGAGAAAGACCGGTTTCATCCTATCAAAAGCCAGCGTCCGATTGCCGGAGGACGGATCAGCCGCTCTTTTGCGGCGGTCTCCGGAATTGCTCTGTATGCGGTAGCTCTGCTGGTTGCTTTTCTCATCAACCTTGGATTTTTCCAGATCGCATTGATCTATTCAGCAATCACGATCGGATATACCTATTACTTTAAGAACATTGCCATCCTGGATGTGATGGCAATTTCCACGGGTTTTGTGTTGCGCGCAGTCGCCGGCGGAGTGGTGATTGGAGTAGAGTCATCTTTCTGGCTTCTACTTTGCACTTTTCTGCTCGCGCTGTTTTTGGCGCTCAGTAAACGACGCCACGAGTTGGTCCTGTTATCAGAAGATGCAACCAAGCATCGTACCAACCTGGCAGAATACAGTCCCTATCTTCTTGATCAGATGATTGGTGTAGTTACAGCCTCCTGTGTGCTGGCGTATGCCCTGTACACGGTCTCGGAAGAAACGGTAGCAAAATTCCATACAGATAGACTCTCTTTCACAGTTCCATTTGTGATTTTTGGAATTTTCCGCTACCTCTACTTGATTCATCAGAAAAACGAAGGCGGAAGTCCCAGCGTTCACCTTTATTCAGACAAGCCTCTGCTGATTTCGATTATTTTGTGGGTGGTGGCTTGTGTTGGGATCATTTATTCCGCGAAGTAA
- the galT gene encoding galactose-1-phosphate uridylyltransferase — MPELRRDPVSGRWVIISTEREKRPSSYGKYSVERKGGFCPFCEGNEQHTPPELLAYRRNGTGKDQTGWSLRVVPNKYPALHIEGELERQGEGMFDKMNGIGAHEVVVETPQHDMTLSRMPVQDIANVFWAFRDRVLDLKRDKRFRYILIFKNHGEPAGATLEHSHSQIIALPIVPKLAGEEITGAKNYFNYKDRCVYCDIITQEKSEGTRLIEENNDFIAFSPFAPRFPFETWIMPRQHSSLFENAQKREYDNLAKLFKSVLRKMDRVLDQPAYNMIIHSSPFYENTQDFYHWHIELIPKLTKVAGFEWGSGFYINPTCPEEAARYLREAVPGPEKEAQNQTKDEHR, encoded by the coding sequence ATGCCTGAATTAAGACGCGACCCCGTCAGCGGACGCTGGGTGATTATCTCCACAGAACGGGAGAAAAGACCATCCAGCTACGGCAAATATTCTGTGGAACGAAAAGGGGGCTTTTGTCCTTTCTGTGAAGGAAATGAGCAGCATACACCGCCCGAGCTTCTTGCATACCGGCGCAACGGAACCGGCAAAGATCAAACCGGTTGGAGTCTTCGCGTGGTACCCAACAAGTATCCCGCTTTGCACATCGAAGGAGAGCTGGAACGCCAGGGTGAAGGCATGTTTGACAAAATGAACGGCATTGGAGCGCATGAAGTGGTTGTCGAAACGCCGCAACACGACATGACGCTTTCCAGGATGCCCGTTCAAGATATAGCAAACGTCTTCTGGGCCTTCCGGGATCGAGTTTTGGACTTAAAACGAGACAAACGTTTTCGTTACATTCTCATTTTCAAGAATCACGGAGAACCTGCAGGAGCAACGCTCGAACACAGTCATTCGCAAATCATCGCATTACCGATCGTTCCTAAGCTTGCAGGAGAAGAAATCACTGGCGCGAAGAACTACTTCAACTACAAGGATCGCTGCGTTTATTGCGATATCATCACGCAGGAAAAGTCCGAAGGAACGCGCCTGATCGAAGAGAACAACGATTTCATCGCTTTCTCTCCTTTCGCTCCTCGTTTTCCTTTTGAAACGTGGATCATGCCACGCCAGCACAGTTCGCTTTTCGAAAACGCGCAAAAACGCGAATACGATAATCTGGCAAAACTCTTTAAATCAGTCTTGCGAAAAATGGATCGTGTTCTGGACCAGCCCGCATATAACATGATCATCCATTCTTCCCCGTTTTATGAGAATACACAGGATTTCTATCACTGGCACATCGAACTAATTCCGAAGCTCACGAAAGTGGCAGGATTTGAATGGGGAAGCGGATTTTATATCAATCCTACCTGCCCGGAAGAAGCAGCGCGGTATCTCCGCGAAGCGGTCCCCGGGCCGGAGAAAGAAGCGCAAAATCAAACCAAAGATGAACACAGATAA
- a CDS encoding YraN family protein: protein MEEVVSLGPLGEKHACNFLKKKGCKILERNFRAGTHGEIDIIARLGKIVLFVEVKTRASNEFAQPWEAVGYRKRKHLKTAAKFYVQQQPSQRDQKYRFDVLSITMKDTSAAEIEWIQNAF, encoded by the coding sequence GTGGAAGAAGTCGTGAGTCTGGGGCCGCTCGGCGAAAAGCACGCATGCAATTTCTTGAAAAAGAAAGGATGCAAAATTCTGGAGCGTAATTTTCGAGCAGGTACTCATGGAGAAATTGACATTATCGCCAGATTAGGGAAAATCGTACTCTTTGTGGAAGTCAAAACACGCGCTTCGAATGAGTTCGCTCAGCCATGGGAAGCGGTGGGCTATCGAAAACGAAAACATTTGAAAACAGCGGCCAAATTTTACGTGCAGCAACAACCATCACAGCGGGATCAGAAGTACCGATTTGATGTTTTGAGTATTACGATGAAGGATACTTCTGCTGCAGAAATCGAATGGATCCAAAATGCATTTTAA
- a CDS encoding glycosyltransferase: MKIAVIVQRYGPDITGGSEHLCRMIAERLARKHDVEVLTTCARDYISWKNEYPEGRSSLNGVRIYRFKTERTRNLEEFNRFSDQLYQNNHTIEDELRWLDDQGPYSPSLIDFLKSMHRTYDRLLFFTYLYYPAYHGLQIAPEKSVLVPTAHDEPAIRLSLFRQVFSLPYALIFNTPAEKEFAQSLFQLQQVLRVGGVGVEIPAHINRKAFKRKQGLIEDYFYYGGRIDAGKGCAELVEFYQKKKHNLDDFPFLILSGHLSMNLPADPSIIYTGYLSEQEKSEALQGALAVVIPSVMESLSLLLLEGFAARTPVLVKEGSAVLKEHCIKSNAGLFYNDYYDFSACVDYLMRHHRVRHLFGLNGQRYVHRYYSWPRVLTVYEETLNLNANVNQHATF; the protein is encoded by the coding sequence ATGAAGATTGCGGTCATCGTTCAACGTTACGGTCCCGATATTACGGGCGGCTCGGAACATCTGTGCCGGATGATTGCGGAACGACTTGCCCGGAAGCATGACGTTGAAGTGCTGACAACGTGCGCGCGGGATTATATCTCCTGGAAGAATGAATATCCGGAAGGCAGAAGCTCGCTGAACGGAGTTCGGATTTACAGATTTAAAACGGAACGGACGCGGAATCTTGAAGAGTTCAACCGGTTTTCAGATCAGCTTTACCAGAACAACCATACAATAGAAGACGAGCTCCGGTGGCTGGATGATCAGGGCCCCTATAGCCCATCCCTGATTGATTTTTTGAAATCGATGCACCGCACGTACGATCGTCTTCTCTTCTTCACTTATCTGTATTATCCCGCCTATCATGGCTTGCAAATTGCGCCTGAAAAAAGCGTGCTTGTTCCAACCGCTCATGATGAACCTGCAATCCGGCTGTCACTGTTTCGCCAGGTGTTTTCGCTCCCTTACGCGTTGATCTTCAACACTCCTGCCGAAAAAGAGTTCGCGCAGTCCCTCTTTCAGCTTCAGCAAGTTTTAAGAGTTGGTGGTGTGGGCGTTGAAATTCCGGCTCACATCAACCGGAAAGCGTTCAAACGCAAACAGGGATTGATCGAAGACTACTTTTACTACGGTGGCCGAATCGACGCAGGAAAAGGCTGCGCCGAACTGGTAGAGTTTTACCAGAAGAAAAAACACAATCTGGATGACTTCCCTTTTCTGATTCTCTCCGGGCACCTCAGTATGAACCTCCCTGCTGACCCTTCCATTATCTATACGGGGTATTTAAGTGAGCAGGAAAAATCGGAAGCGCTGCAGGGGGCTCTCGCCGTCGTTATTCCGTCTGTGATGGAAAGTCTTTCGTTGCTTCTACTGGAAGGATTTGCCGCGAGAACGCCTGTGCTCGTAAAAGAAGGGAGCGCAGTCCTCAAAGAACACTGCATAAAAAGTAACGCCGGGCTATTCTATAATGACTACTATGATTTTTCCGCTTGCGTCGATTACCTCATGAGACACCACCGGGTTCGCCATCTGTTCGGGTTAAATGGTCAACGATATGTTCATCGTTATTACAGCTGGCCGCGGGTTCTGACCGTCTATGAAGAAACTTTGAATCTCAATGCCAACGTCAATCAGCATGCGACTTTTTAA
- a CDS encoding glycosyltransferase, whose translation MDAHQFVTALSYGDAIGDYTLEIQRILRKNGYNSEIYSEIVHPRMAKHVRPMFDYEFHQSDDVLMIIHFSIGSELGLFVPYCRGKKMLIYHNITPFQWFVDINSLLAYQCLAGRSQLAKLKDYAPLALADSEYNRQELESLGFERTGVLPIRLNFNKFDGKPDPLTMQLYDDHRTNIIVVGRAIPNKKLEDCLKAFAYYQKYVNPLSRLIFVGLWGGFERYLFALRNIVTDLGVQEVVFTGHIQFEEILAYFKIADALLIMSEHEGFCVPLLEAFYMNVPVLAWDGCAIPYTAGEGAILANQKKNYAEIGEMLHRICSNSELRARILEAQQRQLKKQDEFPFEETLLQNLEELKTLPSIVK comes from the coding sequence ATGGACGCGCACCAGTTTGTGACCGCGCTCAGTTACGGAGATGCTATCGGAGATTACACTCTCGAAATCCAGCGGATCTTGAGAAAAAACGGATACAATTCCGAAATCTATTCTGAAATCGTTCATCCCCGAATGGCAAAGCACGTCCGGCCCATGTTTGACTATGAGTTCCATCAAAGCGATGACGTTTTGATGATCATTCATTTTTCCATTGGATCCGAGCTCGGACTCTTTGTGCCTTACTGCCGTGGAAAGAAAATGTTGATCTACCACAACATCACACCCTTCCAGTGGTTTGTGGATATCAACAGCCTGCTGGCTTATCAATGCCTTGCGGGAAGAAGCCAACTCGCAAAGCTCAAAGACTATGCCCCGCTGGCTCTTGCTGATTCCGAGTACAACCGCCAGGAGCTGGAGTCGCTCGGCTTTGAGCGCACGGGCGTGCTACCGATCCGGCTCAATTTCAATAAATTTGACGGCAAGCCGGACCCGCTAACGATGCAGCTATACGATGATCATCGTACTAACATTATAGTAGTCGGCCGGGCGATTCCGAACAAAAAGCTGGAAGATTGCCTGAAGGCATTTGCTTACTATCAGAAATACGTGAATCCTTTGAGCCGGCTGATTTTTGTCGGGCTCTGGGGAGGATTCGAGCGCTATCTGTTCGCGCTGCGAAATATAGTTACCGATCTGGGCGTCCAGGAAGTGGTTTTCACGGGACACATTCAGTTCGAAGAGATTCTCGCTTATTTCAAGATTGCAGACGCGTTGTTGATCATGAGCGAGCATGAAGGGTTTTGTGTTCCTCTGCTGGAAGCGTTCTACATGAACGTGCCGGTCCTTGCCTGGGATGGTTGCGCGATTCCTTACACCGCAGGAGAAGGAGCGATCCTCGCAAATCAAAAGAAGAATTACGCTGAAATCGGAGAAATGCTTCATCGCATCTGCTCCAATTCGGAGCTTCGCGCCCGAATCTTAGAAGCCCAACAAAGGCAGCTAAAGAAACAAGACGAATTTCCGTTCGAAGAAACTTTGCTGCAAAATCTGGAAGAATTGAAAACCTTACCTTCCATAGTAAAGTAG